Proteins co-encoded in one Mobula hypostoma unplaced genomic scaffold, sMobHyp1.1 scaffold_75, whole genome shotgun sequence genomic window:
- the LOC134341838 gene encoding zinc finger protein 227-like — protein MTDQRVHTGEKPFICSDCGKGFTCSSKLKVHQRVHTGERPFTCSDCRKGFTQSSQLKVHQRLHTGERPFTCSDCGKGFTCSSQLKVHQRVHTGERPFTCSDCRKGFTRSTDLLVHQRVHTGERPFTCSDCGKGFTRPSQLKVHQRVHTGERPFACSECGKGFTQLANLQEHRSVHTGKRPFTCTVCGKRFTRSSDLQIHQRVHTGEKPFTCSVCGKGFTWSSLLQIHQRVHTGVRPFTCSDCGKGFTCSSQLKVHQRVHTGERPFTCSDCGKGFTLSSHLVRHQSVHTGERPFTCSVCGKEFTRSSQLQRHQSVHTGERPFTCSVCGKGFTQSSHLQRHQRVHSRWRPITSDCGKGFTRSSCPLTHRSIHTRERPFTCSDFGKRFCQLNQPNVHH, from the coding sequence ATGACagatcagcgagttcacacaggggagaagccattcatctgctcggactgtgggaagggattcacttgctcatctaagctgaaggtacatcagagagttcacactggagagagaccattcacctgctcagactgcaggaagggattcactcagtcatcccaactgaaagtacatcagcgacttcacactggagagcggccgttcacctgctcagactgtgggaagggattcacttgctcatcccaactgaaggtacatcagcgagttcacactggggagaggccattcacctgctcagactgcagGAAGGGATTTACTCGGTCAACCGACCTACtggtacaccagcgagttcacactggggagaggccattcacctgctcagactgcgggaagggattcactcgcccatcccaactgaaggtacatcagcgagttcacactggggagaggccattcgccTGTtcagagtgtgggaagggattcacacagTTAGCTAACCTACAAGAACAccggtcagttcacactgggaagcggccgttcacctgcacagtgtgtgggaagcgattcactcGTTCATCTGATCTACagatacaccagcgagttcatactggggagaaaccattcacttgctcagtctgtgggaagggattcacttggtcatctcttctacagatacaccagcgagttcacactggggtgagaccattcacctgctcagactgtgggaagggattcacttgctcatcccaactgaaggtacatcagcgagttcacactggggagaggccgttcacctgttcagactgtgggaagggattcactttgtcatctCACCTAGTGAGacatcagtcagttcacactggggagaggccgtttacctgctcagtctgtgggaaggaattcactcggtcatctcaactacagagacaccagtcagttcacactggggagaggccattcacctgctcagtgtgtgggaagggattcactcagtcatctcatctgcagagacaccagcgagttcacagcaGGTGGAGGCCGATCacctcagattgtgggaagggattcactcggtcatcttgCCCACTGACACACCGGTCAATTCACActagggagaggccattcacctgctcagactttgGAAAGAGATTCTGTCAGctaaatcaaccaaatgtgcatcattga